The Marispirochaeta aestuarii genome contains the following window.
TCGCCCGATCTTTGCCGCCAAAGCAGCAGGAGGTAACATGGGGTGCGGGGATTCCGACCTGTTCGATCATTTCCCCGTTTTCCGGATTCCACCTGGCGACGCAGGCTCCCCGGTAAAAGGCAATCCAGAGCATTCCTTCATCGTCGATGGTCATGCCGTCGGGGCTTCCAAGTTCCGGGGGGGTGGAAAAGGCGATCCGCGGCGAGGATATCTCCCCGTTTTCCATGTTGCAGGAGAAGGCAACCACGCATTTTGTGGGGGTGTCGATATAGAACATCAGCGAGCGCTTCAGGTCCCAGGCAAGGCCGTTGGAGACAGTAACCCCCTCCACCCTGCGGCTTACAGCCCCTTTCTCGTCGAGACAGTAGAGGGCGGCCGTACCGGTGGTGCGGCTCAGGGACATGGTTCCGGCCCAGAACCTTCCGGCGGGGTCGCATTTGCCGTCGTTGAAGCGGCTGTCCGGATTGTCCGTCTCGGGAGAGGCGATTTCCTCAGAGTCGCCGCCTTCGGAGGAGAGGCGGAAGAATCCCTTTTCTCCGGCGGCGATAAAATTGCCCTCCCTGTCGAGGACCGCCGCTCCCACCTTCTGGCCGGCTGTAACGAGGGTATCCGTACCCGGAGAGGGATCACAGCGATGGATCTCTCCGGCATTGATATTGACCCAGTAGAGATGCTGGTCCTCTTCGTCCCAGAAGGGTCCCTCCGCAAGCTCCGCCCGGGCGTCGAGAATGGTACGTACTGCGTATTTCATCCCTCTATGGTAGAAACTTGCAGGCGTCTTGTCAAAGACTTTATTGGTGTTCCGGTTCCCTGGAACGGACACGGTCAGCCTTGTCCCGGTCCGGCAGGAACAGTACTATAGAGCACAGCATGAGATTATTTACCAATGCCCGCTTCTGTTCCATGGAAGCCCCGGACGACCATTACGACGCCCTCCTCGAGAAGGGGGGATCCATTCTCCGCCTCTATCGCCGGTCCGGGGAGATTCCCGCCGACCTGCACGCTGAGCGAATCGATCTCGACGGGGCATGGGTATACCCGGGCTTTACCGATACTCATACCCATTCCTTCGACGGAGGTCTCTATTCCCTCTGCCTTGACCTGGGAGGCTGCAGCAGCCTCAGGCAGGTGATCGAGGCCCTGGCGGGAGTCCGCCCTCTCGGTGGGCTTGCCTTTGCCTGGAACCTGGATGTTCACAGGATTCGCGAGGGACGCTTTCCGAACCTGACTGAACTGGACAGGGCGGTTCCGGATATCCCCCTTATCGTCAAACGGGTTGACGGCCACTCCTGCATGGTCAACAGCGCCGCCCTCAGGGCGGTCCCCTGGAAAAGCGGTTCTGCTCCCCAGTTACTGCCCCTGACCCGGGAGCTGAGCAGGGAGGCTTCCGCCTGGTTTCAGAGTATGGTGGATGAGGAGGGAATCCTCTCCGCCTACGACGCGGCCTCTCGAATCGCCCTGAAGGCGGGATTGACCCGTGTCCATACCATGGTGGGGGACGGAGAGAGCGACCCCCGTCATTTCGTCCTGCTTCGGGACAACCTGGAGCGCTTTGACGTCGACTTTGTTCCCTATCCCCAGATCAGCAACGTGAACAGGGCCCTGGAGCTTGGATCCCCCCGGGTGGGGGGCTGTCTCCTGAGCGACGGCTCCATCGGCAGTCATACGGCGGCCCTGAATGCACCCTACGCCGACCAACCGGAGAGCAGGGGAACACTCTACCGTGACCAGGACTTCTGGTACCGTTTTGTCCGGGAGGCCCACAGGGAAGGTCTTCAGGCCTGCGTGCATGCCATAGGGGAGGCTGCGGTGGAACAGATAGCCGGGGTGCTCAGAAGGGTGTACGATGAAGATCCCAAAGCGCTTCATCATCAGATTATTCATTGCGAGATGGTGAGCGACAGGAGCCTCGAGCTCCTTGAGGGACTGCCCGCAGCGGCTCCGGTACAACCGGCCTTTGACGCCCTCTGGGGAGGCGAAGGGGGATTGTACGAGAAACACCTGGGGAAGGAAGGTCGTGCCCGGTGCAACCGCTACGCTTCCCTCGCCCGGGCGGGGGTACTGCTTACGGGAGGTTCCGACTGGTATATAACGCCCCTGGATCCTCTGGGGGGTATTCGGGCCGCGACCCGGCTGTCAAACCCTGCCGAAAGGCTTTCTCCCTTCGAGGCGATCCGTCTCTATACCGTAAACGCAGCAAAGCTCACCGCTTCGGATGACCGGCAGGGATATCTCCGGGAAGGATACGAATGCGACCTGAGTATTGTCTCCGGTCCCGGGGAGGGGGAAAAAAGTGCCGTAAAAGGGGTGGTAAAGGAAGGAAAACTCCTCTTCCTGCGGGGACGGACTTGAATTTTTCGCCTCCTTCGTTAGAATTATTAATCAGACACCCTGGTGCGTGCATATCCAGGAACGGGGGTAGATGATTTGAAAACCAAGATGGACTTTCCCTCCATAAACCAGAAGGATCCCGAAGGGATCGGCCCCAACGGCAAACCCTACCGGGTCATGATAGTGGACGATTCCATGTTTGTAAAAAAGCAGCTCGGACAGATTCTTACCTCCGAGGGCTTTGAAGTTGTGGCAACCGCCGGAACCGGCAAGGAAGCCCTGGAAATCTATCAGGAGAAGAAGGGCGGCATCGATCTGGTTACCATGGATATCACCATGCCGGTGATGGACGGGGTTACCGCCCTGGAGAGGATCATGGCGCTGGATAAGGATGCGAAAATCATCATGGTCAGCGCCCTGGGAAAGCAGGACCTGGTAAAAAAGTCCTTCATGCTTGGAGCAAAGAACTATATTGTGAAACCCCTGGACCGGAAAAAGGTGCTTGAACGGATAAGCAGGGTTCTGCAGGGCCTGTAAGGGCCGCAATAGTAAAATTGTTCAGTTTTTTGGTAACTTCCGTCTATTTACAGGTGACTGTCCCGGCCCCATACTGGTACCGCTGAATCATCAGTACCAGTAAAGGAGATACCGGAATGTTACCTGAACAATGGAACACCCTGGAGAGACTGGTCCAGGGTAAAGAGAAGAATGTAAACGCTGCATTGATTGTCGACAGCCCCTGGATTCCCCCGTTCCTGAATATTTCCACCGCCGAATACCTGAAGAACCCGGAACTTCATTTCCGATCGAACATGGAGATAATCCGGAAGTACCCGGAGATTATCTTTTTCCCGGGGTTCTGGGTGGAGATGGGAATGGCCGCCGAACCTTCAGGCTATGGTACTCCCGTTGAGTATTACGACAATCAGCCTCCCACCATCAAACATATAATCGAGGATATCAGCGAGGTCGACCGCCTCAAACCGCAAATCCCGCCAGGGACGGACTGATGCCGGATATTCTAAAACGCTACCGGGAGCTTCTTCCCCTGGTCAGGGCGGAGGGTATGGAGATCAACGTGATCGCCGCCCGGGGACCCATGACCCTGGCGTCCCATCTTATGGGGGTGACCAACTTCCTGATCGGGCTGAAAACAGAGCCGGAGCTGACCCATCGTCTTCTGAAGATGACGACAAAAACGGTAATACAGTGGCTCGAAGCCCAGGCTGAGGTTCTCCCGGAAGTCCGGGGTATATTTGTTCTGGACGACATTATGGGTTTTCTCTGCGAAGAGGATTATCTGGAGTTTGCCCATGACTATTTCAGGGAGATCTTTTCCCTGCCGGCAAAGATAAAGGTTCTCCATAACGATACCCCCAACCCCGTATCCTTCAGGTTTCTTACGGACCTGGGAATAGATATGTTCAATTTCTCGCATCAGGTTCCCATACCTGATCTTCGAAGGCTCGTTGGAGACAGGATTGTGCTCATGGGCAATATCTCTCCCCTGGACATCATGGTAAAGGGGAGCGAAGAGGAGGTCTATGAGGCCGCGGTTTCCTGTATTGAACAGAACGCCGGAAACCCCCGTTTTCTGCTCTCCGCGGGGGGAGGGGTTTCCATGGGGACCCCGGAATCGACCCTGGGAGGGATTATCCGGGCGATTTCCGACGCAAACAGCGGGAAAATTCAGCTCCGGTAGACAGAGGGATCATCGCACCTGTATATTTCACTGATGAACCGCAGCGATCATGAGGCGGAAGGAATTCTTTCCACCTATGCAGAAACAGCCCTTCTTGTTGTTCCCCGTTTTCCCGGTCAGAGCGATCATGACTGTACCGCCGCCCTTTCTGAACTGGCGAGCCTGGTGGACACCATGGGGCTGGAGGTCCGGGAGGGCCTCATTGCCCCGGTCCGTGAGCCGAAATCGCGGTACCTCTTCGGCAGCGGAAAGGCTCAGGAGATTGCCGATCTGGCGGAAGAGCTGGAAGTGGACTGCATTATCTTCGACGAGGATCTTTCTCCCTCCCAGCAGCGCAACTGGGAAACCTTGAGCAGGCGCTGCGTTATCGACCGGCATGAGGTAATCCTGGATATCTTCGCCTCCCGGGCTTCAACCAGGGAGGCGGTGCTGCAGGTGGGTCTTGCCCGGATGGAGTACTCCCTGCCGCGGCTGACCCGGGCCTGGACTCACCTGAGCCGTCAGCGGGGAGGCAGCCGGGGTACCAGGGGCGAGGGTGAGACCCAGCTCGAGGTCGACCGGCGCATCGTCCTTCGCAGGATCGCCCGCATGAAGGAGGAGCTGGAACAGGTCAGGCGGAACCGCAGCACCATGCGCAAACAGCGTGAATCGGTGCCCGTACCCACCGCGGCGATCGTGGGGTACACCAATGCGGGAAAATCCTCCCTGCTCCACAAACTGACCGGTGCGGATCTGCTGATCGAAGACAAGCTCTTCGCCACCCTGGATCCCACAACCCGCAGGATTAAGCTGGAGGGCGGAAACGAACTCCTTTTAACCGATACGGTAGGTTTTATCCGCAAGCTGCCCCACGATCTGGTGGACGCCTTCAAGTCGACCCTGGAAGAGACGGTCCTGGCGGATTTCCTGCTCCATATCCTGGATGCCTCGAACCCGGAGGTGGAAGACCATATGGCGGTTACCCGGCAGGTCCTTAAGGAGATCGGCGCCGGGGACAAGCCCGTCCTTACCTGTTTCAACAAGACCGACGCCTGCGACAGGGAGACCCTTGATCACCTGATGCTCCGTTACCCCGGGGCCGTGTTCTTTTCCGTCCGCAGCGGCGAAGGGCTTGATAAGCTGCCGGAGGCACTGGAAAAGATGCTCTACCACGGCCTTGAGGTGGACCGATTTCTGATTCCCCCGGACAGACACGATCTTGTCGCCCTGGTACACCGGAACGGGAAGGTGAGCAGGGAGGAGTACTCTGAAGAGGGTATTCTGCTTGTGGCCAGGGTCCCCGACAAGGTCAGGGGACTCCTGAAGGAGTTTCGGACCGGGAGGGATCAGAATGTCCGGGTTTGATCTGCTTACCCCTGAGCTTGTCCTTCAGGCGGTGACCCAGGCCTGGGGATTCTCTCTTGAAAGCAGCCTGAGCCCTTTTCCCAGCTATATAAACCGGGTCTACGGTCTCAGGGACGATGACGGCAGGGAGTACGTTACCAAATTCTATCGGCCCGGCCGCTGGAGCTACGAGGCGATCCTCGAAGAGCACCGGTTCCTGGAGGACTGTCGCGAGGCGGAACTTCCGGTTGTAGTGCCTGTCCCGGACGAAGAGGGATATACCCTCCAGGATGTGATTGCCGTGGATGACGAAGGAAACGAAGAGGAGTATCTCTTTGCTCTTTTTCCGAAGCGGGGAGGGCGGAATTTCGATGCCGAGGGCGAAGAGGAGTGGCTGCGTCTGGGGAGGCTCCTTGGTCGGCTTCACCAGGTGGCCGGCGAGCGGGAAGCTGAACACCGGCTGGTGCTGCATCCGCAGGAAACGACCATGTCCCACATCCGGGAGCTTTCCGACCTTGTACATCCGGATCTGCGGGTGGAGTTCGAGGATTTTTGCCTGGAGGCGGTGGAAAGAATCAGCCCGGCTTTTGAGGGTCTCGACTATCACCGGATTCACGGGGACTGCCACCGGGGAAACATCCTGGACCGACCGGGGGAGGGGCTTCTTCTGATTGATTTTGACGATATGGCCGTCGGTCCCGCCGTTCAGGATTTGTGGCTCCTTCTGCCCGGCCGCCGGGACGAGTGCTCCCGGGAACTCAACCTGCTCGTGGAGGGCTATGAGGAGTTTTTATCCTTCCCCCGCCGCTCCCTGGACCTGATAGAAGCCCTTCGCTTTATGCGGATCCTCCATTACAGCGCCTGGTGTACCCGGCAGCGTAAGGACGCAGGCTTTTTCAAACACTTTCCCGGATGGGGGAGCAAGGCCTACTGGACCAAGGAGCTGGAGGACCTGAAGGACCAGGTCAGGCTGGGGCTTTCGGCGGTATAGACAGATCTAATTCATCAGGCTGGAAAAATCGATCTCAGCTCCCAGCAACTCCTCGATCTTCTTCTCGGCCCGGCGCTGCTTGAGGCGATCTTCTATTCTCCGTACTCCCCGTTCAAGGCGCTCCTTTGTATTCTGCATTTCCAGGAGGGTCTGTTTTTCTTCCAGGGAGAAGAGCCCGGTTCCGCAGATCAGAAGGGATACCGCCTCCGGTTCAAGGCTCTGAAGAAGTTCTCCGTCCACGTTGAACTCCTCCAGGGCGGCAAGACTCATGAGCCCCCCGGACGCACGGCTGGAGAGATCTTTAAGCCGCGGAAGTTCCGGCGCAGATACTGGAAGGTCCCGGAAAAACTGGACCTCCGCCTCCAGGTGGGACTGGTCTTCAAAGAAGCGGCGCACCATAAAGCGTTCATGCCCGAGGGACAGGATGTCGAAGCGTCCGTCCGCGTATTCCTTGAGAAAGCCCTCGACCTTCGCTGTGCAGCCGACCCGGGTCAACTCCTTTCCGGTATGCAGAATTACACCGAACTCCTCCTTGTCTTCAACACAGCGGCGAATCATGCGCCGGTACCGCAGTTCGAAGATGTGCAGCGGCAGGGGCATGTTGGGAAACAGAACCAGATTAAGGGGAAAAAGGGGTATTCGCTGGACTCGTACCATACCTGTTCTTTACCTCTCCTGTCAGTAAAATACCGCTTTTTCAGGGGAAAGAACAGGTTTGCCCCGGGATTAAAGTTGACAAATATAGTAATGTATAGTACATTGGTCAGACCAATAAGAAAAACGTGCATAGTGTAAACCGTGGGAAAACTTTATTAACAGGAGTGTTTCAATGAAATCTCATACTTTTTCGTCCGCAGGTGTTTCAGCCGAACAGGAAGCATGGAGGGGATTCTCCAGGGCTGACTGGTGTGGAGAGATTGACCTGCGGGACTTTATACAGAGTAACTACGAACCCTACACCGGGGGAGCCGATTTTCTGCAGGGGCCCAGCGCTGATACGCTGAAGCTCTGGGAGAAGCTCAAAGATCTTCTGGGGGAGGAAAACCGTAAAGGAGGTACCCTGGATGTGGATACCGACACGGTCTCCGGAATAAACGCCTATTCCCCGGGCTATATCGACAGGTCCCTGGAAAAGATCGTGGGCCTGCAGACCGATGCGCCCCTCAAGCGGGCGGTCATGCCCTACGGCGGCATACGCATGGCCTCGAAGGCCTGCGAGGCCTACGGTTACACCCTTTCGCCCCAGATGGAGAAGATCTTTACCCGATACCGGACCACCCACAACGACGGGGTTTTCAGCGCCTACACCGAAGAGATGAAGGCCGCCAGGAAGGCGGGAATCATAACGGGCCTGCCCGACGCCTACGGGCGGGGACGCATTATCGGAGATTACCGCAGGGTGCCCCTCTACGGTGTGGACCGGCTGGTTGAGGACAAGCTTTCCCAGCAGCGGAGTATCCGCCCCGCGGCCATGGACGAGGAATCCATCCGCTTGAGGGAGGAGATTACCGGGCAGCTGAGGGCCCTGAAAGAGCTGGCCGCCATGGCGGATTCCTACGGCTTTGATATCCGAAAGCCCGCCCGGAATGCTGCGGAGGCGGTTCAGTGGCTCTACTTTGCCTATCTTGCTGCGGTGAAGGAACAGAACGGCGCCGCCATGAGCCTGGGAAGGGTCTCCAGCTTTCTGGATATCTACATCAAACGTGACCTGGATGAAGGAGTAATTACCGAACAGGAAGCCCAGGAGCTGATAGACCAGTTCGTCCTCAAGTTGCGGATCGTGCGCTTTCTGCGTACCCCGGAGTACAATGATCTCTTTTCCGGGGATCCCACCTGGGTTACCGAGTGTATCGGTGGCATGGGCCTGGACGGGCGGACCCTGGTTACGGCTACATCCTTCCGAATGCTCCAGACCCTGATAAATCTGGGTGCCGCACCGGAGCCGAACATGACGGTCCTCTGGTCGAAGGATCTGCCCCGACCCTTCAAGGAGTACTGCGCCAGGGTTTCCGAGGAGACCAGCTCGATTCAGTACGAGAACGACGACCTGATGCGCCCCTACTGGGGAGACGATTACGGTATCGCCTGCTGCGTCTCCGCCATGCGTATCGGCAAGCAGATGCAGTTCTTCGGTGCACGCTGCAATCTTGCAAAGGCCCTGCTGTATGCGATCAACGGCGGCCGGGACGAGATCAGCGGCGCCCAGGTTGCACCTCCTCTGGCCCCCCTCGAGGGGGAGGTCCTGGATTATGATGAACTGACAGGTCGCTTCGATGCGGTTCTGGACTGGATCGCCGGTCTCTACATGGATACCCTGAACGTCATCCACTACATGCACGACCGCTACAGCTACGAGAGCCTGCAGATGTCTCTCCACGACCGGGACGTCTACAGGACCATGGCCTGCGGGGTCGCCGGGATTTCCGTCTGTGCCGACTCCCTGGCGGCGGTTAAATACGCGAAGGTGCGGCCGGTGCGGGACGAGAGGGGTCTGGCGGTGGATTTCGAGATTGAAGGGGAGTACCCCGCCTTCGGCAACAACGACGACCGGGTGGACAGCCTGGCATCGGATCTCGTAAAGAGCTTCATGAGCAAGCTCAAGGAGCGGAAGACCTATCGGAACGCCGACCCGACCTTGTCAATCCTGACCATCACCTCCAACGTTGTCTACGGCAAGAAGACCGGAGCAACCCCGGACGGCCGCAGAAAAGGAGAACCCTTCGCTCCGGGAGCCAACCCCATGCACGGACGGGACACCCGGGGCGCCCTGGCCTCGGCATCCTCGGTGGCAAAGCTTCCCTACGACTACGCCCGGGACGGCATCTCCTACACCTTCTCCATCGAGCCCGGGACCCTGGGCAAGGCGGGGGAGGACCGGGTGCGGAACCTCATTTCCCTGCTGGACGGGTATTTCGGCCTCAAGGGGCACCATATCAATGTGAACGTCCTGAACCGTTCCGTACTCATGGATGCCATGGAGCATCCCGAGCTCTATCCCCAGCTGACCATCAGGGTATCCGGGTATGCCGTCAACTTTGTCAAGCTGACCCGGGAACAGCAGCTGGATGTCATCAACAGGACCTTCCATGAAAGGATTTGAGGGAAACAGAAGCAGGATAGAAAGCCCCACGAGTCTCGGAAACAAAGTCGCCCGGATTCATTCGGTGGAGACCTTCGGTACCCTGGACGGGCCGGGAATACGCTATGTTATCTTCTTCCAGGGATGTCCCCTGCGCTGCAAATACTGCCAGAACCGCGACAGCTGGGACCCCCGCCTGGGGAGCATCAAGACCCTGGACGAGGTGGAGGAGGATATCCTGCGCTACAGTTCCTTCTTTCTCTCCTCCGGCGGCGGGCTTACCGCCGGCGGGGGGGAGCCCCTGCTGCAGGCGGAATTTCTCTTTTCTCTCTTTAAAAGACTGAAAAAACGGGGTATCCACACAGCCCTGGATACCTCGGGCTACTGTTCCCTTTCGCCGGCGGTCAGGGAGCTTCTTTCGGTGACGGACCTGATTCTTCTCGACATCAAGCACAGCGATGAGTCCCGGCACCGGGAGCTTACCGGGGTCTCCCCTGCGCCTGTCAGGGCCTTCGCGGAATACGCCGCCTCCCGGAAAGTGCCGTTCTGGATCCGTCATGTGGTCGTTCCCGGTTACACTGACGACCCTGAGTCCGCCGAAAGAACGGCGGGTTTTATCAGCACCCTCCCGGGGGTCGAGCGGGTGGACCTGATTCCCTACCATGAGCTGGGAAAGTTCAAATGGGAGGCCCTGGGGCAGAAGTATCCGCTGGAGGGTGTGAAACCCCCGGGAAAGGAGACCATGAAGATGGTGGAGGAGATTTTTACCGCCTGCGGGCTGCCTGTGGCGGGAGGCGGAGGTGAATAGCGCTACGTCAAAATATAAAACTGGCCGACGGTTGTCCAAGAATATAGGAGCAGAATTGTGATTATTGTTGCATGTTTATCGTAGCCGCATTATTCGGATTTAATCAATATCCCCATACCCTGCAGCGAGGATAGTTTAAATTGGAAAGTGATAAGTAGTCATTCCCGCCATTCTTCTGCGGCTAAAGGCAATTCGTTAAGTTCAGCTCGGGCCTCTTGCCAGCCTGGATAGTGCTTTGTGAGCAAGGAAATAAAACGGTCGCTGTGAGTTGGCTCTACCAGGTGGAGCATCTCATGTACAACAACGTATTCTATCAGATCCTTTGGTTTTTTGACTAGTTCAGTGT
Protein-coding sequences here:
- a CDS encoding SMP-30/gluconolactonase/LRE family protein, producing the protein MKYAVRTILDARAELAEGPFWDEEDQHLYWVNINAGEIHRCDPSPGTDTLVTAGQKVGAAVLDREGNFIAAGEKGFFRLSSEGGDSEEIASPETDNPDSRFNDGKCDPAGRFWAGTMSLSRTTGTAALYCLDEKGAVSRRVEGVTVSNGLAWDLKRSLMFYIDTPTKCVVAFSCNMENGEISSPRIAFSTPPELGSPDGMTIDDEGMLWIAFYRGACVARWNPENGEMIEQVGIPAPHVTSCCFGGKDRATLFVTTARQGMDPEGLRKYPEAGGIFAFEPGVSGAPGYRYRG
- a CDS encoding amidohydrolase; this translates as MRLFTNARFCSMEAPDDHYDALLEKGGSILRLYRRSGEIPADLHAERIDLDGAWVYPGFTDTHTHSFDGGLYSLCLDLGGCSSLRQVIEALAGVRPLGGLAFAWNLDVHRIREGRFPNLTELDRAVPDIPLIVKRVDGHSCMVNSAALRAVPWKSGSAPQLLPLTRELSREASAWFQSMVDEEGILSAYDAASRIALKAGLTRVHTMVGDGESDPRHFVLLRDNLERFDVDFVPYPQISNVNRALELGSPRVGGCLLSDGSIGSHTAALNAPYADQPESRGTLYRDQDFWYRFVREAHREGLQACVHAIGEAAVEQIAGVLRRVYDEDPKALHHQIIHCEMVSDRSLELLEGLPAAAPVQPAFDALWGGEGGLYEKHLGKEGRARCNRYASLARAGVLLTGGSDWYITPLDPLGGIRAATRLSNPAERLSPFEAIRLYTVNAAKLTASDDRQGYLREGYECDLSIVSGPGEGEKSAVKGVVKEGKLLFLRGRT
- a CDS encoding response regulator — protein: MKTKMDFPSINQKDPEGIGPNGKPYRVMIVDDSMFVKKQLGQILTSEGFEVVATAGTGKEALEIYQEKKGGIDLVTMDITMPVMDGVTALERIMALDKDAKIIMVSALGKQDLVKKSFMLGAKNYIVKPLDRKKVLERISRVLQGL
- a CDS encoding uroporphyrinogen decarboxylase/cobalamine-independent methonine synthase family protein, coding for MLPEQWNTLERLVQGKEKNVNAALIVDSPWIPPFLNISTAEYLKNPELHFRSNMEIIRKYPEIIFFPGFWVEMGMAAEPSGYGTPVEYYDNQPPTIKHIIEDISEVDRLKPQIPPGTD
- a CDS encoding uroporphyrinogen decarboxylase family protein; its protein translation is MPDILKRYRELLPLVRAEGMEINVIAARGPMTLASHLMGVTNFLIGLKTEPELTHRLLKMTTKTVIQWLEAQAEVLPEVRGIFVLDDIMGFLCEEDYLEFAHDYFREIFSLPAKIKVLHNDTPNPVSFRFLTDLGIDMFNFSHQVPIPDLRRLVGDRIVLMGNISPLDIMVKGSEEEVYEAAVSCIEQNAGNPRFLLSAGGGVSMGTPESTLGGIIRAISDANSGKIQLR
- the hflX gene encoding GTPase HflX — protein: MNRSDHEAEGILSTYAETALLVVPRFPGQSDHDCTAALSELASLVDTMGLEVREGLIAPVREPKSRYLFGSGKAQEIADLAEELEVDCIIFDEDLSPSQQRNWETLSRRCVIDRHEVILDIFASRASTREAVLQVGLARMEYSLPRLTRAWTHLSRQRGGSRGTRGEGETQLEVDRRIVLRRIARMKEELEQVRRNRSTMRKQRESVPVPTAAIVGYTNAGKSSLLHKLTGADLLIEDKLFATLDPTTRRIKLEGGNELLLTDTVGFIRKLPHDLVDAFKSTLEETVLADFLLHILDASNPEVEDHMAVTRQVLKEIGAGDKPVLTCFNKTDACDRETLDHLMLRYPGAVFFSVRSGEGLDKLPEALEKMLYHGLEVDRFLIPPDRHDLVALVHRNGKVSREEYSEEGILLVARVPDKVRGLLKEFRTGRDQNVRV
- a CDS encoding serine/threonine protein kinase; the protein is MSGFDLLTPELVLQAVTQAWGFSLESSLSPFPSYINRVYGLRDDDGREYVTKFYRPGRWSYEAILEEHRFLEDCREAELPVVVPVPDEEGYTLQDVIAVDDEGNEEEYLFALFPKRGGRNFDAEGEEEWLRLGRLLGRLHQVAGEREAEHRLVLHPQETTMSHIRELSDLVHPDLRVEFEDFCLEAVERISPAFEGLDYHRIHGDCHRGNILDRPGEGLLLIDFDDMAVGPAVQDLWLLLPGRRDECSRELNLLVEGYEEFLSFPRRSLDLIEALRFMRILHYSAWCTRQRKDAGFFKHFPGWGSKAYWTKELEDLKDQVRLGLSAV
- a CDS encoding LON peptidase substrate-binding domain-containing protein; its protein translation is MVRVQRIPLFPLNLVLFPNMPLPLHIFELRYRRMIRRCVEDKEEFGVILHTGKELTRVGCTAKVEGFLKEYADGRFDILSLGHERFMVRRFFEDQSHLEAEVQFFRDLPVSAPELPRLKDLSSRASGGLMSLAALEEFNVDGELLQSLEPEAVSLLICGTGLFSLEEKQTLLEMQNTKERLERGVRRIEDRLKQRRAEKKIEELLGAEIDFSSLMN
- the pflB gene encoding formate C-acetyltransferase, which codes for MKSHTFSSAGVSAEQEAWRGFSRADWCGEIDLRDFIQSNYEPYTGGADFLQGPSADTLKLWEKLKDLLGEENRKGGTLDVDTDTVSGINAYSPGYIDRSLEKIVGLQTDAPLKRAVMPYGGIRMASKACEAYGYTLSPQMEKIFTRYRTTHNDGVFSAYTEEMKAARKAGIITGLPDAYGRGRIIGDYRRVPLYGVDRLVEDKLSQQRSIRPAAMDEESIRLREEITGQLRALKELAAMADSYGFDIRKPARNAAEAVQWLYFAYLAAVKEQNGAAMSLGRVSSFLDIYIKRDLDEGVITEQEAQELIDQFVLKLRIVRFLRTPEYNDLFSGDPTWVTECIGGMGLDGRTLVTATSFRMLQTLINLGAAPEPNMTVLWSKDLPRPFKEYCARVSEETSSIQYENDDLMRPYWGDDYGIACCVSAMRIGKQMQFFGARCNLAKALLYAINGGRDEISGAQVAPPLAPLEGEVLDYDELTGRFDAVLDWIAGLYMDTLNVIHYMHDRYSYESLQMSLHDRDVYRTMACGVAGISVCADSLAAVKYAKVRPVRDERGLAVDFEIEGEYPAFGNNDDRVDSLASDLVKSFMSKLKERKTYRNADPTLSILTITSNVVYGKKTGATPDGRRKGEPFAPGANPMHGRDTRGALASASSVAKLPYDYARDGISYTFSIEPGTLGKAGEDRVRNLISLLDGYFGLKGHHINVNVLNRSVLMDAMEHPELYPQLTIRVSGYAVNFVKLTREQQLDVINRTFHERI
- the pflA gene encoding pyruvate formate-lyase-activating protein, translated to MKGFEGNRSRIESPTSLGNKVARIHSVETFGTLDGPGIRYVIFFQGCPLRCKYCQNRDSWDPRLGSIKTLDEVEEDILRYSSFFLSSGGGLTAGGGEPLLQAEFLFSLFKRLKKRGIHTALDTSGYCSLSPAVRELLSVTDLILLDIKHSDESRHRELTGVSPAPVRAFAEYAASRKVPFWIRHVVVPGYTDDPESAERTAGFISTLPGVERVDLIPYHELGKFKWEALGQKYPLEGVKPPGKETMKMVEEIFTACGLPVAGGGGE